Within Deinococcus actinosclerus, the genomic segment AGTAGGCTTTCTGGCTGGTGCCGTCGGCCAGGGTGAGGGTGAAGGTGCGGCAGCTGCCGGCCCAGGCGCTGTTGGTCTTCCAGATGTACACGTACTGTCCAGCGGTGGCGTCCCAGGTGAGGCTGCTGTTGCCGGCGGTGACGGTTTCCTCGACGGGGGCTTCGGTGGCGCCGCAGCTGTTGGCGGCGGAGGTGGGGGCGTTGGGCGCGAGGATGGTCATGCCCTGGTAGCCGCCGAGTCTGAATTTGACGGGTACGGCGCTGCCGGCCTTGACGGTGTTCACGACGCCGCCCATGTCGATCGGCTGGAAGAAGCCGGTGAAGGCGTAGGTGACGCTGATGGGGAATGAGCCGGTGGCCTGGTTGCCGGCGTTGTCGGTGGCGGCGCAGGTGGCGAGGGTGGTGCCGACGGAGAGGGTGCTTCCGCTGGCAGGCGTGCAGTTGAGGCCAGCCAGCCCGCTGATGGCGGCGTCAGCGGTGGCGGCGTAGGTCACGGTGGCCTGACTGTTGGCGGTGGCCGTGACGTTGACGCCGCTGGGGAGGCTGAGGACGGGTCTGGTCGCGTCGCGTTTCACGGTGATGCTGGCGGCCGCGCTGGTGTTGCCGGCGTTGTCCGTGCAGGTGGCGGTAGCGGCGTAGGCGGCGCTGTCGGCCGTGAGGGCGGCAGGGGCCGTGCAGGTCCCGATGCCGCTGAGGTTGTCCTGGCCGGTGACGCTGAAGCTGACGTCGCTGGTGTACCAGCCGTTCTGGCCCTGGGTGCCGCTGGGGGTGACGCTGGCGGTCGGCGCGGTGGCGTCGCGTTTCACGGTGACGCTGGCCTGGGCGGTGTTTCCGGCGTTGTCGGTGCAGCTGAGGGCGGCCGTGTGGCTGGCCGCGTCGGTGGTCAGCGGGTCGGTACCGCTGGCTTCGCAGCTGGCGATACCGCTGGTGGCGTCGGCGCGGGTGGTCTCGAAGGTGACGTCACTGGTGTACCAGCCGTTCTGGCCCTGGGTGCCGCCGGGGGTCACGGTGACGTCCGGGAGTGTGGCGTCGCGTTTGATGGTGACGGTCTGGGTGCTGGTGCCGCCCGCGCTGGTCGCCGAGCAGGTGAGGGTCTGTCCGGTGGTGTCCTCGGTCAGGGTGACTGATGGGCAGGGGGCGCTGGTCACGCCGCTGTCGGGATCGGTGGTATTCCAGACGACCGTGACATCCCCGGTGTACCAGCCGTTCTGGCCCTGAGGGCCGGTGATGGTCGGCGTGACCACCGGGGGCGTGCTGTCGGTCGGGGTGGGGGCCACCACCTGCACGGTGAACCGGGCGGCGGTATTGGTGCCCTGGGCGCCCGCAGCGCTGACGGTCAGGGTGACGACTGTGCCGACCGGAGCGTTGGGATTCACGGTGTACGTGAGGGAGCGTGCGTTCAGTGAGCCGCAGCCCGTTATGGGGGAGGAGGGGCCCGCGTTGGCGATGACTGACGGGTCGCTGGAGGCGAGTGAGAAGGTGACCTGGCCGCCGTTGCCGGTGGCGTTGCAGCCCTGTTTCCCGTCGCCGTTGGTGGGGTCGAGGTAGAAGCTGGCCGATCCGGTCTGGCCGGGTTCCTTGGTGACGTTACCGGTCGGGACGACCCCGTTGACGTTCACGATCACCAGGTCCTGGGCCTTGACGGCGCCGCCCGTATGGGCGGCCGGAGGAGCCGGGGGTGAGACTGGGGCCTGGTGGCAGGCGGCAAGCAGCAGGGTGAGGGTGGCGAGGGCCGGGAGGTGTGCCTTCATATGGGCTCCTTTCCGTGGGCGGGTCTCACCATTCGCTCGTTCTGTCCGAGGTGACCGGGTTACGGGACAGAGGTCAATGCGGCCCATGGCGGCGCGCTGGACAGCGAGCCGTTTCGATGTTGAACGTGTATGTTCTGGGCCTCAGCGTAATGCATCCTTTTCTCACATTGCCCATGATGTGCCGCTTGCCGGGGGCATCCTTTCGGGGGGGAGCCCCCCTACCAGC encodes:
- a CDS encoding PxKF domain-containing protein, with product MKAHLPALATLTLLLAACHQAPVSPPAPPAAHTGGAVKAQDLVIVNVNGVVPTGNVTKEPGQTGSASFYLDPTNGDGKQGCNATGNGGQVTFSLASSDPSVIANAGPSSPITGCGSLNARSLTYTVNPNAPVGTVVTLTVSAAGAQGTNTAARFTVQVVAPTPTDSTPPVVTPTITGPQGQNGWYTGDVTVVWNTTDPDSGVTSAPCPSVTLTEDTTGQTLTCSATSAGGTSTQTVTIKRDATLPDVTVTPGGTQGQNGWYTSDVTFETTRADATSGIASCEASGTDPLTTDAASHTAALSCTDNAGNTAQASVTVKRDATAPTASVTPSGTQGQNGWYTSDVSFSVTGQDNLSGIGTCTAPAALTADSAAYAATATCTDNAGNTSAAASITVKRDATRPVLSLPSGVNVTATANSQATVTYAATADAAISGLAGLNCTPASGSTLSVGTTLATCAATDNAGNQATGSFPISVTYAFTGFFQPIDMGGVVNTVKAGSAVPVKFRLGGYQGMTILAPNAPTSAANSCGATEAPVEETVTAGNSSLTWDATAGQYVYIWKTNSAWAGSCRTFTLTLADGTSQKAYFRFK